Genomic window (Chryseobacterium bernardetii):
CTTTTTTCTCACGAGAATAAACCCAAAGTGATAAAAGTCCAAATATAATCAATCCATAAGCTATCCATTTACCAACCTTTTCAATAAATTTAATGAAAACCGAACTTTCATAAGATGAAAAACCTTCGGCTCCCATCGGACCACGCCTGTAAAACTTTCGTCGGTTAAGCCAATAGCGAAGTCCTAAACCTGCAACCAAAAATATTATCCCTATAACCAATGATGCAACCATAACAATAAGCTATTATATTCTACTCTTTGAATTTATGAAAAATATTTGTCCCTCTATTCAATTTCAAACTCTTTTGGATATTGAACAATACCACTGATATTTAGTAAAGCATTTTCAGTTAGTTCAATTGCCATACAGTTGGCATCGGGAACATCAAATGGCAACTTAATTCCAAATTCTTTTGTCAGTTTATAACCGAACTTTGGATAATAATTTTCGTGTCCTAACAATACCACAGAACCAAATCCTAATTCTTTCGCTTTATGATGTGCGGCTTCAATCAGTTTTGCACCGATACCGTTGCCTTGAAATTCCGGTAACACAGCAACCGGAGCCATAGCAAGTGAGGTATTTATTTTCCTATCGGCATCTATGATATTGATTTTGGTAAGCAATATATAACCGACAATCTGATTGTTCACTTCTGCAATGAGCGACAATTCAGGAACGAACGCATCGGAACTTCTTAAACTTTCGACTAAATATTGCTCTTTGTGGTCGCTATATTCCTCTTTCTCAAAAGCATTTTTTATCAGCTCAAAAACAGTTCCGAAATCTTCCTTTACTTCTTTTCTTATCTCCACTTTCATAAGCGTAAAGGTATAAAAAAAACCTGCCCGATTGGCAGGTTTTAACTCCTTAATCACTACTGTTAAACTGAAAACTTATCTTTCTTTCGTTGCCAAAGCTGTCGGAAATCCAAACCTCAAAAGATTGTGACACGGCAGATGTTGAAGTGTAGTATAAGCGAAACTGATCTGTCGGTAACGGGTACAAATCGTTTGGTAAATATGGTTGCTCATCGTAATACCGCAATGTGCCTTGTCCGTCAAATTGGAAATAGCGAAGAAAATACTGTGTGTTGCTATAATTGCCTGTTCGCTGTATGGCAATGCGTATTTCTACCGTCTGCCCATTGACTATATCTTTGGGAACAGGCATCACGTTTACCTCGAAAGGAAAATCGTTCTGTATTTCGAGTTCATCATCTTTGCTACAAGATACTAAAATTACCGAAGCTGTGAGGATTGCCAGCAATACATATATTGAGCTTAATCCTATTCTGAATTTATTGAATATTGCTATCATCGTTTTTACGTTTTAAAAATTAAACCTTAACCCCATACCTGCTGATGGTCGGAACTGTTCCAAATCTGTACCCCAAAAGACTTTTGTGCGTCCTTGTAGCACCAACACAAATCGGTCTGATAGGTACGTTTCCAAAGTTAGCCGTCCACCAGCTCCGTAAATGAAATTGTCTTCACTCAAAATCTTTGCTCCGTCATACAACATCGCTTCGCCACGATTGATACTTTCATAACCGACCACACCTGTTATCCCGAAGTTCAGCGTAATGTTTTTACGGGCATCGCCCAAGAGAAAGAAACTGTAACCACCTTCGGCTGTATAGGTTTCCTGCGGTATGCGGAGGTCTTTGTAGTCGTGGTATTGGTGCGTGTATTCCAACGCCCAAAGCTGGTAGTTACCATGTTTACCGTTCACGGTCATTCCAATATTGAGGTAATAATCATTACCAATTTTATCGTTGGATACTACACCTGTACTTACTTCCAGTCCTTTCTGTTTTGGGAGCATTCTTTGTGCCTGTGTAACCGTGATGGCCATCAAAATGAACATCACGGTATAGATATACTTTTTCATATTATTGCATTAAAATGTTATTAAAATTTTAGGTGCATATCGTTTATCAAACGAGCTTTGATTAAGTCTGAATTTTCGACCTGCAAAGTTTGATGTCTGCCACCGTTCTTCTCGAAAATCTCAATCAACAGTACCTTGTCATCGGCAATGGTAAATTGGTCTAGCAGGAATACGTTTTGTTCGGTTAGTTTTCCGCCAATCTCGTCCAAAGGTTTGTATGTTCTAAGTGGTATCATAGGGCGTTCTTGTACTACAGTACGTTTGGCTACCTTTTTATCTACTACTTTGAAATTGATAAAATCAATCTGGAAAGGCACATTGGTTTTATTTCTCAATTCCGTATGGAAATAGTATTTGCCGTTGTGGATATAAATACCTTTCAAAATAAACTGTATGCCGAAGCTTTTTGCCCCAATGTGCTTTACAATACGCTTATCATTTTTGTAAATCGTTTCCAAAAGCAATCCTGCCAGTGAAGGCGAATTATTGCCCAATTCTTCAAAAAGCACATCGTTACCGTTAGCTTTGTCTACTGCCTTTTGCATTGTGAGCAGGTCATAACTCAATGCCTCGGGATAGGAACTGTAATATACATTGAAACTGTAAAAACGTCCATCATTGGTAATGACCGAAAAATTGGTTTCAGGTTCGAAATCCCTTACAGATGCTTTTACACGCAAAACATTTTCCGCATCTTCTGCTTTTCCTGCAATCAGATATTCGCTTCCCAAATCCACATAACGGATAGCGGTCGGAAAAATCAAGTGCGAAGTTTTATCGTAGGTAACTTCCATTTTATACGGTTCTATCTTGCCTAATGCAAGCGGAGTTCTGATGCTGTCTTGTGCAAAAGATTGTACGGCAAAGCCGAGTATGAGGGCAATTGTCCAAAAGGTTTTTAAAATATTTTTCATTGTTTTATTTGTTTGAATTCAACATTATTGTTTAGATACAAGGAAGACCTGATGTCCTGCTTTCAGCGTAACTTTTGGGGTTCTTACCTTTTTAGCAAAATAGCCCGAAATTCCCTGTACCACACCACGACTAAGGTCTGCGGCAACCTGCTGTCCAGCATTTTGCGTGAGCATTACGCTTGTTCCGCCTGTCTGGCTCATATTGCCTGCCATTTCGGTAAGGGCATTCATTTCGGGCGAATACGGAACGTACAAGCCTTGCTGTCCGTCCAAATCGTAAATGGTTATATCTACCGGGATGATATTGCCCTCCAGTTCTATCGAGGTAACTTTTAGTTGTAAACGCCCTCCCTGAAATTTCGCATTAGCCGTTAAAATCGTTCCTTTTGGAATGGTACGGCTCGGTGTTTTTGCAGGCTCTAATAATCGTAAACGCACACCTGTTTCGCCAACTACTGTTTGGGCATCGTGTACACAGGCTTTGATACTGTTTTTGGGTTGTGCCATTTGTTCCAAAGAACCAGCGGTATAAAACCCACGGTTCTTTGTTTCGCTCCAATCCGCTAAAAAAGCACTGTCCGATGGTTCACGGTAAAGGGCTGATACTGTATTTTTTCTTGCTGATGTGAACGATACAAAATGCTCTTTTTGGTTAGTAGCCATAGCACTAACAGCATCCGGAACAGCACCATTAGCAGGTGTTGAATTTTCGGTATTCGCATTTTTTGGCAGATACTTTGCTGCCATTTCATAGGATTTCTCCATTAGCTTCAATTGGTCATCAACTGTGGCCACAGGTGGCACATCCTTTTCTGATAATTTTTCTTTCAATTCGTCCACCTGCTTACGCAGTTCCATTGTTTCAGCGTTATCATCTTGATAAAAGGAACTCAATGCGCTTTGGCTATTTCGATAGCTGTTCAAAGCAGGGTTACTGCTTCTTGCCGAATTTCTCCCACTACCGCCAAAGCTGTTGTTTTCCTCTTCTTCATTAAACGGTTCGTCGGTTGGCTCTTCTTTGTCTTCTGTATTCCAGTAGTCTGAAAGTGTAGCCAATGCATTGCGTTTTTCCTGCTCTTTGCGTTCGAGCATTTCCTGTTCATACGCCTTGCCTTTGTCTGCAGGCATTCCAGTTCCAGTAGCCTCTGGTACCGCATCGTTCAGCCCTACATTTTCAATTGTCTTTTTGTCTTCGGATGGTTTAAATATGAGGTACATACAACCCACGAAAACAATCGCCATTAAGCCGAAAATTAAGGGCTTTTTGAGCTTCTCCTTATTATTCTGTGTGCCGTCTTGCAACACATCAGCAGTTGCTGTCGAGTTCCCCTCCGTTACCCGAACAACCGATTTTTTGTTCTCATTTTCTTTCATAAATTTGATTTTTTAAAATTGTTGATACACTATCCTGCAATCTTGCAGGACTTCCATTTTTTTTGAGGACAGGATTTTCGATATGCTCTATGATCATATCGTTTCCAGACTTTGAGGTATCGTACCAGACTTTGAAAATTACACCTGCGGTAAGCAGTAGATATCCCACAAAAAAGTACAGGGTATATTGGTGCTGTTTGCGCACTGGCAATGCCTGCCAACGTTCGTCGAGCTTATCAAAATACCTATCCATATTTGCTCTTAGTTTTTTCATACTCTTAATTTTTTATGATGATGTTAGAGCTTGAACCGCTTGGAGATTTTACCCACATTTTGCTTTTGTTCATCATTAACCAAAGCAATAACCTCAACTGCATTGGGTACGACTATTAAAGAGAGGTTTGTCAGTTCCGATTTTTTTAGCAATTGCCCAAATTGGTCTTTTCTTGCCACCTCCATTCTGTTGAGTGAGAATTTGCCGTTCAGATAATTTACCCACATACTGCATTCTACACTTGGCTTGTCTTCTCCCGACCATTGTAGGTAGCCTGTCAACAACAAGTCTTGTTTAGGCAAAGTATCTGCACCTTTTTGGCAGCTTTCAAGGTAATCGCTGATACTTTCTTTCAGCTTTCCGGCATACGCACCCTGCGTATGAAAATAGCCGTTATATCCTTTTTCTGTAAGGATTTTTGCGAACGTGTTTAAATCTGATAATGTTTCCATAAGATTGTTTTTTAGCGTTCGATGACTTCTATATCCCTGTTTTCCACGACTGCAAATTTTTCGATATTGAAGCCTTGTGGGTTGTTGTCAGAGCGAACGGAGTTGACTAGGTAGCAGGAAGTAATTAAGTTACGTCTGGTTACATTGCTTGACCGAATGATGAATTGTTTTGCATAGGTTCGTACCGCATAAGGATGGGTATCGAAATTGCAGACCACACTATCTACTTCGATGCGTTGCTGTACGTTTCCTGATATAATACGACTGTAATAGCCTTTTTCTGACAAGTCTTTATAGTAGTCGAAGGCACTTTTGTCGGCAAGATTGAATGCCCTGCTCATATTGCTTTCTATAGCGTTTTTGTCGGGAGCAAGTGTAAAAAACAGCTCGTGAAAACGTCTGACGTGTTCCCTTGCTTCCACAGGTCGGTTGATACTTGCATCTTGCGATAAGGCAAGCATCAAAGATTTGCCGTTATCCAATACATAGATTTTTTGGCGTTGTTCTTCTGCAAAGCGGTAGGACTGCCATACGGCATATCCTACCACGCCAATACAGAGAACCGCAAACACAATGGCATATAGTCTTATCTGCCTAAAGCTGTTTTCGATATTTCTTAGCGTTTTAAATTCCATTTTTTTGAATGATTTATTGTTATTTATTAATCAGTTTACCGCCGATGTTTCCTACTGTAGATCCTGCACCAGCACCCGCAAGGTTTCCTGCCTTCATCGCTGTTTGATTTACATTACGAGTAAAGTTTCCTGCACCTCCGGCTTGGATTACCCAACCTGTTACTGTTGGAATTGTGAAGTAGCCAACGATACCGATAATCATAAAGATGATGTACACCGTATTGCTCGTATCGGGTATGTAGGTCGGGTCGGCAAGCATTGCTATATCCCTTTCCAGTATGAGGGATTGTATTCTTGCCAGCATCGAGCTGAACAAATCGGAAACAGGAAGCCAGAGATATACGCTGACATATCTCGTGATCCACTGTGTGAGCGTGGACTGAAATCCGTCCCAAACGGAAATAGCAAAAGCTATTGGCCCCAGTATCGAAAGGACTATCAGGAAAAATGTTCGTATGGTATCAATAACTAAAGCCGCCGCCTGAAAGAGTATTTCCAATAAATTGCGAAACCAATCCTTTATTGCTTTCTCTATCTTGTAGGCTTGCCTGTCCATATACATTCCTGCCATTGTACCAACGTCCGATGGCGACCAGCCCAATTCATCCAGCTTTTTATCAAACTCTTCGTCTGATGCCATATAGGCGGTTTCGGGATTTCGTACCATTGCTTCGTATTCCAATTGGTCTTTCTGTTGCTGGAGTTGGTTGAGGTCAAGCACCTGGTCTTCGAGTATGGCGTGAGTTCCTGTAACTACCGGGCTTAATACTGCATTAATGGTTCCCAACACGATGGTTGGAAAGAACATTATACAAAGACCCAGAGCGAATGGACGCAGTAACGGAAACACATCGATAGGCTCGGCTCGGCTTAAAGCCTGCCAAACCTTTAATGCTACATAGAACAACGCACCCAATCCCGCCAATCCTTTAGCCACAGCCGCCATATCACCTGCAAGCGGCATCATATCGTCGTAAAGTGAACGAAGGAGTTCGTGAAGATTATCCCATTCCATTTTTACCAGTATTTTTGGTTAGAAGTTCCGTAGAGTTCAAGAACTCTCTGTGCGTCGTTTTTCTTTTTCGCTCTTAGGTAGCTTACAGAAATGTTCTTATTAGTGTAGTAGCGTACAAGGCTGTGGTAATCCTTTACCTCTTTGTACACACGATCAATAATATCCATACGCTCTTTGTCGTTTAGCGAAAGGCTTGAAGAGGTTATAATTTGCTTCAATTCTTTCAGCAGTTCGGTACTTTCATTGAGCAGTGCCGAATAACCATTGCCGATTGCAACCAATTCCTGTGGTGTGAAATTGGGATCGTTCATCATTTTTCCAAAGTTCTGAACATATATTTCGGACACATCACCTACCAACAATACGGTTTGCTGTACTTTACGGGCATCTTTCACAAGGTTGTTGATAGCTTTTAGCTTGTCGTAATATTCCTTACCCTGATCGTACACTTTCTTTACTTCGTTGAAGTTCTTTACTACATTGCTCACGGTGGAAGAAGTCTGTATGATTTCGTTCGCACTGTTGATAATTCCTGATGCCAGATTTGCAGGGTCAGTTACTACAAATTGGGCTTTAGCTGACGGTGCTACGGCGAGCATTAGTGCCGTACACACCAGATACAATACTTTTTTCATTGTTTCTGAATTTTTAAATTGTTAATTGACTATTGATTTACTTTGTCCCGCCTTTGCATTGCGATATGCTTGATGGCGAGTTCTACATTGCCGTCCAGTTCAGCAGCAAGCTGCATCACTTCCATTTTTTCGGTTTCTTCGGTGGTGTAAGCAAGGTATTCCTCCAAACTAACTTCGGTGGCATAGACTGCCGAGTGCGTACCACCTAAGCCTATCCAAACCTCTTTGTAAAGTCGGCTTGCATCGTTGTTCATATTGATAGAAAGTACCTGCCCTTTTTCCTTATCTGTAAGCCCCAACATCGCCTGTATATCATCAAACTTGTTCATATACTTTCGTTGGTCTAAAAGGATTTTACAGTCAGAGTTATTGATGATACTTTCTTTGACGATAGGCGATTGGATAATATCATCGACCTCTTGCGTTACGACAATCGCTTCTCCGAAGAATTTGCGGACGGTCTTAAAGAGATACTTGATGTATTCTGCCATTCCTTCTTTGGCAATCGCTTTCCAAGCCTCTTCAATTAAGATGAGTTTGCGAATACCTTTGAGCCTACGCATCTTGTTAATGAAGACTTCCATAATGATAATGGTAACTATGGGAAAGAGGATTTTATGGTCTTTTATCGCATCAATTTCAAAGACAATAAAGCGTTTGGAAAGCAGGTCTAACTGCTTATCGGAATTGAGCAAATAATCATACTCACCGCCCTTGTAGTAGGGTTCGAGTACGTTAAGGAAATTGGCAATGTCAAAGTCTTTTTCCCTTACCTGTTTTTCTTCGAGTACCTTGCGGTAATCGCCTTTTACATACTCATAGAAGCCATTGAATGATGGATAAATATCTTCCTGTTTGATGCGCTCGATATAGCCTGATACAGCATTCGATAATGCTACTTCTTCTGAACGGGTTGGTGGTTCATCATCACGTTTCCAGAGTGTCAGTATCAAAGTCTTGATACTTTCACGCTTCTCAATATCGAATACGCCATCATCGGTATAGAAAGGATTAAAGGCAATTGGGTTGTCTTCTGTATAAGTAAAGTAAACACCGTCTTCGCCTTTGGTTTTACCTTTAATGAGTTCGCACAAACCTTGATAAGAATTTCCGGTGTCCACAAGCAAAACGTGAGCGCCTTGCTCGTAATACTGCCTAACCATATGGTTTGTGAAGAACGATTTACCACTTCCCGATGGACCGAGTATAAACTTGTTCCGGTTTGTGATTATGCCACGCTTCATAGGCAAATCCGATATATCCAAATGGATAGGCTTTCCGGTCAGGCGGTCAGCCATTTTGATACCGAATGGCGAAGGCGAATTGTGGTAATTGGTTTCTTCCGTGAAGAAGCATAATGCAGGTTCGATAAAGGTGTAAAAACTTTCCTCTGCGGGAAAATCACCTGCATTACCCGGTATTCCTGCCCAGTACAATGTTGCTACATCGGTAGTGTTGTGTCTGGGTTTACATTCCATCAATGCTAAAGCACTACCACAATCATTTTTTAGCTGTTTCAGTTCTGCCGGATCATCCGACCACGCCATAATGTTGAAGTGAGCACGAACAGAAGATAGCCCAAAACTGTGGGCTTCGTTTAGGTACTTTTCTATCCACTCTTTGTTGATTTGGTTGGCACGACTGTAACGAGCCAGTGAGTGCATATTCCTTGCGGACTTCTCAAACTTTTGTAGATTGGCTTCGCTGTTATCCAAAAACAAATATTGGTTGTAAATGTGGTTGCAGTTTAACAACAAGCCCACAGGTGCGGCGAATGACAAACGGCAATCACTTCGGTCGGTAGATAGCTTTTCAAAACGGGTATCAGCCGATACCGTTCCGGGTAAATCGTCAGTATCGGACAAGGTGTGCAGGCTCAACCTTTTGTTCCCGATACGGACTTCTTCCGTTCCGAGAGCGATGTCCTGCATCGGTGTTCCAGCTTCCCTTGATAGCGTAAGGTACTGTTCCAATAATCCCTGTTTTTCGTCCGTTCCGATAATGTCATCTTCGGTAAGACGTTGCAGGGTTATAAAACCGCTATCGTTTACGATACGTTCAAATTGTGCCACTGCTTCCATAAAGCGGTGTATCGTTTCCTTGTTCCTGATTTCCTTTGGTATCAGCGAACCTTTGCAAAGCGATGAAAAATTACTTTGCATACGCATACGCTCTTTAGTTGTCTTGGTTAAAAAGAGGTAGCAGTAATGGTTTAGGAACGATCGCTCATTAAAATGACGTTGGTAAGACTTCGATAAAAAGCTCTGGTCTTCGATTGCCAAATTGGGCGTATAGCTTTCCTTAATATACCAATCCTGTTTGTGAATAACTGTAAAATCAGGCAAGGTCTTGATAGCCTTATGCCAGGCGGAATGAATGGCTTCATATTCCGCAGAAGCTACAGTAAACAGTTCCGGCAAACGAACCTCAAAGCAGGCGGTAATATCTGCATCTTTGGAAAGAATGCAGTTGTTTTCTACCGCCAATAAAGGAAATTTATTTTCCAGCGTTGTTGTTTTAGATACATTTCTCATACTGCATTCTGTTTAGATGTGAATTTTAAATAGAGGTGTACAGGCTTGCGACAGATGATGTATCGAGGATGCCTTTTATTAGCGGCTATCTTCATTAATCCGTGTTCGCCGTATTTCCTGTTCAGTGAAAAGGTCTGCCACACAATCAGCGAAGCACCGCCTGCTCCGAGAAAAAGGCAGATGTAAGAGTTTACGCCAGTCATATATAGTATCATCACGAAGATGAGTGTACCGAGTAGTCCGCCAGCGAAAATGAACAGGTATTGCGCTTTCAGACCCTTAAATTCCACCGTTCTTCCTATGCCTTTGTTTATGTTGTAATTGTTCATAAACTAGAGGATTAAAGAAAGAATGAACGCAGGATGGTAGCTGCCACGATTAAAAAGATACACGCACCGAACCAGCTTGCCGCAGTCTTCGATGTGTCGGGGTCGCCTGAGCTGAATTTATTGTACACCTTAACACCTCCGATTAACCCGACTACTGCACCTATGGCGTAGATTAATTGGGTTGCGGGGTCGAAATAAGACGTTACCATTTGGGTAGCCTCGTTGATACCTGCTGTACCGTTTCCCTGTGCGAAAGCACCAATTCCTGACAGCATAGCCACGGCTGCCAGTAAAACTTTTTTTCTCTGTTTTTCCATAATTGAAACACATTAATTTGTTATTGTTATCCCGCACCTTGCGGACTTTCGGGACAAAGGTGTTTCAGAAATTAGAGCGTTATAAGAAAGTGGCAGTCAGAGGTATTGTTTGGCAGTGGGTGGCTTTTGTATGATAGGGAAAGAGGACAAACAAGGTTGAAGGTACAATCCTTCAGAACTACATACGCATTTTCATTGCTTACAATGTAAACGAACTTTTTTCCTTACAGATGCAGAAATCCCTAAAATCAATATTCTTCAAAATTTTAAATTTGAATGTGTTAATTTAGCGCTTACAAGAAGGTGTGACAGATGCAATTAAACGATATGGAACTTTGCAATCCGATTGCAAGAATTATTTTTTTATATTTGCATCATAATGAGATGGATAATTACAATATTGACTTTTTACTTGATGGTGCTTTCATCGTTGCCTTGCAGCGATGGGAATAATCGGTGCGAGGACAATAGTAATACAACTGAAATAGTGCAATCTCACGATCACAATCAAGATAAAGACGATCATTGTAGTCCTTTTTGCTATTGTAGTTGTTGCAGTATTAGCATTACTTATTATAATTTCAAACCGTTTGAAATCAGACATCCTAGAGTTGCTTTCATTACTAAAAAAATCACAATACGTGATTATACCTTAATTTCCAATTACTACGGAAGTATTTGGCATCCGCCAAAATTTACTGTTTAATTTTTTTAGATTTTCTTGTTGCTATTGATGGTTTGTTGCAAGCCTCAGTTAACTGTATTGCTTTTAATTGGCATAGGGGTGTTGTTTGCACCTTCGTATTTGCGTTATGTATTTTCGATATAACTCTTCATTTATAGAGGTAATTCAGGCATCACACTTTACGCAATAGTTATTTGATTATCTGATGGCTTCTTAACCAAAGGGGCTAGAATTTATTTGTCAAAAATTTAAACAGATATACGTGTTAGATAACATTATAAAATTCAGTATCAAAAACAAGCTTGTCATTGGTATAATGACCTTGTTACTCATTATTTGGGGAGTGTGGAGTGCCACAAAACTACCTATTGATGCCGTGCCCGATATTACCAATAATCAGGTGCAAATAATTACGGTCTGTCCCACATTGGCAGGTCAGGAAGTAGAACAATTGGTAACTTTTCCTATTGAACAAAGTATAGCTAATATACCAGATTTAGAAGAAACCAGAAGTATTTCTAGGTTTGGATTATCGGTAATTACAGTAGTATTTAAAGACAAAGTTGATATTTATTTTGCTCGCCAATTAATTAATGAAAAATTAAAAGAAGCCGAAGAAAAAATACCTAAAGGAATTGGAACACCAGAACTTGCTCCCGTAAGTACAGGTTTGGGAGAAGTTTATCAATACATTATCCATCCCAAAAAAGGAAGTGAACAAAAATACGATGCCAAAGAATTGCGTACAATGCAAGATTGGATCGTAGCAAGACAGTTGTACGGCACTCCGGGAATTGCCGAAGTAAATAGTTTTGGTGGCGAGCTGAAACAATATGAGGTTGCCGTAAATCCCAATCGTTTGAAAGCTATGGGTGTAAGTGTTACCGATATTTTTTTGGCATTAGAAAAAAACAACCAAAATACTGGTGGTGCTTACATTGACAAAAAACCGAATGCTTATTTCATTAGGGGTATCGGTTTGGTTACTTCATTGGATGATGTGAAAAACATAAGTATAAAAAATGATGGAGGTAGTATTCCCATTTTTATTAAAGATGTAGCAGATGTACGTTTTGGAAGTGCTGTACGATATGGAGCAATGACCTACAACGGCGAAGTAGATGCAGTAGGCGGTGTAGTGATGATGCTAAAAGGCGAAAACAGCAACGAGGTTGTTAACCGTATCAAAGAAAAGTTGCCTGTTATTCAAAAATCTTTACCCGATGATATTATTATTGAACCTTATTTAGACCGTACAGATTTGGTAGGCAGAGCAATGAATACGGTAGAAAAAAACCTGATAGAAGGTGCATTGATTGTCATTTTTGTTTTGGTTCTTTTCTTGGGAAATTTTAGAGCGGGATTGATAGTAGCATCCGCTATTCCTTTGGCAATGCTGTTTGCTTTGGCCTTAATGAATGTGTTTGGCGTAAGTGCCAATTTAATGAGTTTAGGAGCAATAGATTTTGGGTTGATAGTAGATGGAGCGGTAATCATTGTTGAAGCCACACTACATCATTTAGGTTTAAGAAAATCCAAACAAAGGCTCACTCAGCAGGAAATGGATAATGAAGTTTTTACCTCAGCTTCAAAAATACGTAGCAGTGCAGCTTTTGGTGAAATCATTATTTTAATTGTGTACATTCCTATTCTTACGTTGGTTGGTGTAGAAGGTAAAATGTTTAGACCAATGGCACAAACTGTAGGTTTTGCAATCTTTGGAGCATTGATTTTGTCTTTGACCTACATCCCAATGATGTGCGCCTTGTTTCTGTCAAAAAATCCTACTCATAAAGAAACTATTTCAGATCGAATGATGAATTGGTTACAAAAAATGTATCAGCCATTATTAGAAAAAGCCATCAATATAAAATATTGGTTAGTAGGAATTACCGTTGCCATATTTGCCTTTAGTATTTTCTTATTTAGCAGAATGGGTGGCGAATTTATACCTCAATTACAAGAAGGGGATTTTGCATTTCATTGTATTTTACCACAAGGCAGTTCATTGAGCCAAAGCATCGAAACTTCTATGCAAGCCAGTAGAATTATTAAAAAATTTGATGAAGTGAAAATGGTGGTGGGTAAAACCGGAGCAGCAGAAGTACCAACTGACCCGATGCCTCCCGAAGCAACTGATATGATGATTTTGCTGAAACCGCAAAGCGAATGGAAAAGCGGTAGAACTTATGATGAATTAGCTGATGCTATTAATGAAAAATTGGAAGCAATACCTGGTGTGTTTTTTGAAAAGAACCAACCAATACAAATGCGTTTCAATGAACTAATGACAGGTATTAGGCAAGATGTCGCAGTAAAAATATTTGGCGAAAATTTAGATACATTAGCTTTAAATGCAGAAAAGGTTAGCAAAATTATACAAAC
Coding sequences:
- a CDS encoding molybdenum ABC transporter permease, translating into MVASLVIGIIFLVAGLGLRYWLNRRKFYRRGPMGAEGFSSYESSVFIKFIEKVGKWIAYGLIIFGLLSLWVYSREKKDREIQNMEIQKQN
- a CDS encoding GNAT family N-acetyltransferase, with amino-acid sequence MKVEIRKEVKEDFGTVFELIKNAFEKEEYSDHKEQYLVESLRSSDAFVPELSLIAEVNNQIVGYILLTKINIIDADRKINTSLAMAPVAVLPEFQGNGIGAKLIEAAHHKAKELGFGSVVLLGHENYYPKFGYKLTKEFGIKLPFDVPDANCMAIELTENALLNISGIVQYPKEFEIE
- a CDS encoding DUF3872 domain-containing protein — protein: MIAIFNKFRIGLSSIYVLLAILTASVILVSCSKDDELEIQNDFPFEVNVMPVPKDIVNGQTVEIRIAIQRTGNYSNTQYFLRYFQFDGQGTLRYYDEQPYLPNDLYPLPTDQFRLYYTSTSAVSQSFEVWISDSFGNERKISFQFNSSD
- a CDS encoding conjugal transfer protein TraO, with amino-acid sequence MKKYIYTVMFILMAITVTQAQRMLPKQKGLEVSTGVVSNDKIGNDYYLNIGMTVNGKHGNYQLWALEYTHQYHDYKDLRIPQETYTAEGGYSFFLLGDARKNITLNFGITGVVGYESINRGEAMLYDGAKILSEDNFIYGAGGRLTLETYLSDRFVLVLQGRTKVFWGTDLEQFRPSAGMGLRFNF
- the traN gene encoding conjugative transposon protein TraN — encoded protein: MKNILKTFWTIALILGFAVQSFAQDSIRTPLALGKIEPYKMEVTYDKTSHLIFPTAIRYVDLGSEYLIAGKAEDAENVLRVKASVRDFEPETNFSVITNDGRFYSFNVYYSSYPEALSYDLLTMQKAVDKANGNDVLFEELGNNSPSLAGLLLETIYKNDKRIVKHIGAKSFGIQFILKGIYIHNGKYYFHTELRNKTNVPFQIDFINFKVVDKKVAKRTVVQERPMIPLRTYKPLDEIGGKLTEQNVFLLDQFTIADDKVLLIEIFEKNGGRHQTLQVENSDLIKARLINDMHLKF
- the traM gene encoding conjugative transposon protein TraM; this encodes MKENENKKSVVRVTEGNSTATADVLQDGTQNNKEKLKKPLIFGLMAIVFVGCMYLIFKPSEDKKTIENVGLNDAVPEATGTGMPADKGKAYEQEMLERKEQEKRNALATLSDYWNTEDKEEPTDEPFNEEEENNSFGGSGRNSARSSNPALNSYRNSQSALSSFYQDDNAETMELRKQVDELKEKLSEKDVPPVATVDDQLKLMEKSYEMAAKYLPKNANTENSTPANGAVPDAVSAMATNQKEHFVSFTSARKNTVSALYREPSDSAFLADWSETKNRGFYTAGSLEQMAQPKNSIKACVHDAQTVVGETGVRLRLLEPAKTPSRTIPKGTILTANAKFQGGRLQLKVTSIELEGNIIPVDITIYDLDGQQGLYVPYSPEMNALTEMAGNMSQTGGTSVMLTQNAGQQVAADLSRGVVQGISGYFAKKVRTPKVTLKAGHQVFLVSKQ
- the traK gene encoding conjugative transposon protein TraK — protein: MEFKTLRNIENSFRQIRLYAIVFAVLCIGVVGYAVWQSYRFAEEQRQKIYVLDNGKSLMLALSQDASINRPVEAREHVRRFHELFFTLAPDKNAIESNMSRAFNLADKSAFDYYKDLSEKGYYSRIISGNVQQRIEVDSVVCNFDTHPYAVRTYAKQFIIRSSNVTRRNLITSCYLVNSVRSDNNPQGFNIEKFAVVENRDIEVIER
- the traJ gene encoding conjugative transposon protein TraJ gives rise to the protein MEWDNLHELLRSLYDDMMPLAGDMAAVAKGLAGLGALFYVALKVWQALSRAEPIDVFPLLRPFALGLCIMFFPTIVLGTINAVLSPVVTGTHAILEDQVLDLNQLQQQKDQLEYEAMVRNPETAYMASDEEFDKKLDELGWSPSDVGTMAGMYMDRQAYKIEKAIKDWFRNLLEILFQAAALVIDTIRTFFLIVLSILGPIAFAISVWDGFQSTLTQWITRYVSVYLWLPVSDLFSSMLARIQSLILERDIAMLADPTYIPDTSNTVYIIFMIIGIVGYFTIPTVTGWVIQAGGAGNFTRNVNQTAMKAGNLAGAGAGSTVGNIGGKLINK
- a CDS encoding DUF4141 domain-containing protein, whose protein sequence is MKKVLYLVCTALMLAVAPSAKAQFVVTDPANLASGIINSANEIIQTSSTVSNVVKNFNEVKKVYDQGKEYYDKLKAINNLVKDARKVQQTVLLVGDVSEIYVQNFGKMMNDPNFTPQELVAIGNGYSALLNESTELLKELKQIITSSSLSLNDKERMDIIDRVYKEVKDYHSLVRYYTNKNISVSYLRAKKKNDAQRVLELYGTSNQKYW